One Spinacia oleracea cultivar Varoflay chromosome 4, BTI_SOV_V1, whole genome shotgun sequence DNA segment encodes these proteins:
- the LOC110777861 gene encoding indole-3-acetate O-methyltransferase 1 yields MSHKGENVMVSNMKLEKMLCMKGGKDQTSYANNSQAQAQHAKSMLHLLKEALDRVQLGPPSMPFVVVDLGCSCGSNTIYIVDVIVNHMAKRYEASGYEPPEFSAFFSDLPSNDFNTLFQLLPNYYPYDGEGGGSMEECLAADKHRSYFAAGVPGTFYRRLFPARSIDVFHSAFSLHWLSQIPESILDKRSKAYNKGKVFIHGANEMIANAYKKQFQTDLAGFLRARAVEMKGGGSMFLVCLGRTSMDPTDQGGAGLLFGTHFQDAWNELVLEGLITSEKRDSFNIPVYAPSIQDFREVVEANGSFVINKLEVFRGGSPLVVSQPDDTTEIGQAFANSCRSVCGVLVDAHIGDKLGDELFQRVESRATIHATELLEKLQFFHIVASLSLRSNQKSVATLTNI; encoded by the exons atgtcTCATAAGGGAGAGAATGTTATGGTTTCAAATATGAAGCTTGAGAAGATGTTGTGCATGAAAGGTGGCAAGGATCAAACCAGCTATGCCAATAATTCTCAAGCTCAG GCGCAACATGCAAAATCTATGTTACACCTGCTAAAGGAGGCCCTAGACAGGGTGCAACTAGGACCACCAAGCATGCCATTTGTGGTGGTGGACCTTGGTTGTTCCTGTGGTTCCAACACCATCTACATCGTCGACGTGATTGTCAACCACATGGCGAAGCGGTACGAGGCCTCGGGATACGAGCCACCCGAGTTCTCGGCCTTCTTTTCCGACCTTCCTTCCAATGACTTCAACACCCTTTTCCAACTCCTACCTAACTACTACCCCTATGATGGGGAGGGTGGTGGTAGCATGGAGGAGTGTTTGGCCGCTGACAAGCACCGTTCTTATTTCGCTGCCGGTGTTCCCGGGACTTTTTACCGGCGGCTTTTTCCGGCGAGGTCCATTGATGTTTTTCACTCGGCATTTTCCTTGCATTGGCTATCTCAG ATTCCAGAGAGTATATTAGACAAGAGATCAAAGGCATACAACAAAGGAAAAGTATTTATCCATGGAGCAAATGAGATGATAGCAAATGCTTACAAAAAACAGTTCCAAACAGATTTGGCTGGATTTTTAAGGGCAAGGGCAGTGGAGATGAAGGGAGGTGGGTCCATGTTCCTTGTATGTTTAGGAAGGACCTCAATGGACCCCACAGACCAAGGTGGGGCTGGCCTTCTCTTTGGGACCCACTTTCAAGATGCATGGAATGAACTTGTCCTTGAG GGCCTCATAACAAGTGAAAAACGTGACAGTTTCAACATTCCAGTGTATGCACCAAGCATACAAGACTTCAGAGAAGTAGTAGAAGCCAATGGTTCATTTGTCATAAACAAGCTTGAAGTGTTTAGAGGTGGAAGCCCATTGGTAGTGAGCCAACCAGATGACACGACTGAGATCGGTCAAGCGTTCGCCAACAGCTGCCGGAGTGTTTGTGGTGTCCTTGTCGACGCTCATATAGGCGATAAGCTTGGCGACGAGCTCTTTCAAAGGGTGGAAAGCCGAGCTACAATCCATGCAACTGAACTGCTAGAAAAACTTCAGTTTTTCCACATTGTTGCCTCCCTCTCCTTACGCTCAAACCAGAAATCAGTTGCTACTTTGACAAATATCTAG